A window of the Gemmatirosa kalamazoonensis genome harbors these coding sequences:
- a CDS encoding esterase, with protein sequence MRLTALLLLASAPALAQPRPPRTPGDTLKSPVVGENGVVTFQLYAPKATEVSLRTEGPAPFANQKLVRNEQGVWSATDTVPADLYIYWYDVDGVPVADPRNNATRLNLSTVRSLLEVPGAASDFFAERDVPHGQVATVWYRSTVLGMPRRMQIYTPPGYATSGARYPVFYLLHGAGDDDRSWLMAGRANFILDNLIAAGKAKPMIVVMPNGSVSRAPGTRDPYPESFAQEIVPYVERNFRVLPGRDARAIAGLSMGGGHTLAIALPNLDRYAYVGVFSSGFLGPGGADSVAKAYQGAMSDPRINRLKLLWLATGKEDFILPTTKATLAAFDRNHVRYTYKESEGGHTWPNWRAYLYEFAPQLFR encoded by the coding sequence ATGCGACTGACCGCTCTCCTCCTTCTCGCGTCCGCGCCCGCGCTCGCGCAGCCCCGTCCCCCGCGCACCCCCGGCGACACGCTGAAGTCCCCCGTCGTCGGCGAGAACGGCGTCGTCACGTTCCAGCTCTACGCGCCGAAGGCGACGGAGGTCTCGCTGCGCACCGAGGGCCCGGCGCCGTTCGCGAACCAGAAGCTCGTGAGGAACGAGCAGGGCGTGTGGAGCGCGACCGACACCGTGCCGGCGGATCTCTACATCTACTGGTACGACGTCGACGGCGTGCCGGTCGCCGACCCGCGCAACAACGCCACGCGCCTCAACCTGAGCACCGTGCGCAGCCTGCTCGAGGTGCCGGGCGCGGCGAGCGACTTCTTCGCCGAGCGCGACGTGCCGCACGGGCAGGTGGCGACCGTGTGGTACCGGTCGACCGTGTTGGGCATGCCGCGGCGCATGCAGATCTACACGCCGCCGGGCTACGCGACGAGCGGTGCGCGGTACCCGGTGTTCTACCTGCTGCACGGCGCGGGCGACGACGACCGGTCGTGGCTCATGGCGGGGCGCGCGAACTTCATCCTCGACAACCTCATCGCGGCGGGGAAGGCGAAGCCGATGATCGTCGTGATGCCGAACGGCAGCGTGTCGCGCGCGCCGGGCACCCGCGATCCGTACCCCGAGTCGTTCGCGCAGGAGATCGTGCCGTACGTCGAGCGGAACTTCCGCGTGCTGCCGGGGCGCGACGCCCGCGCCATCGCCGGACTGTCGATGGGCGGCGGCCACACGCTCGCCATCGCGCTGCCGAACCTCGACAGGTACGCGTACGTCGGCGTGTTCAGCTCCGGCTTCCTCGGCCCGGGCGGCGCCGATTCCGTGGCGAAGGCGTACCAGGGCGCGATGAGCGACCCGCGCATCAACCGTCTCAAGCTGCTCTGGCTCGCGACGGGGAAGGAGGACTTCATCCTGCCGACGACGAAGGCGACGCTCGCCGCGTTCGATCGCAACCACGTGCGCTACACGTACAAGGAGAGCGAGGGCGGGCACACGTGGCCCAACTGGCGCGCCTACCTGTACGAGTTCGCGCCGCAGCTCTTCCGCTGA
- a CDS encoding ThuA domain-containing protein, whose amino-acid sequence MQRWTTLGSLLLVAACAGRNGATATDRSEMRLTGRSVSWLTPPSRDFALDVDFKVDAPATSAGVLLRADSARPDAGYRVPIRDAPPGGPYERFQRMTGAIDGVAAPTHLATRPAGEWNHYRIEVAGQRYRVFLNGELVNDYFGTRARAGLVGLQGSDTTPAVTYRNARLTSLAAGPETLGDAFTVPGSAKPVRVLVVTATHGFRHTEAIDASREVLPELARTTEFRFDFSDTAGAITAANLARYDILFLDNATLRAAPADTTAAALAAVRAKGVKDPLSADQMAALDAFVRGGKGLVLVHSALDAGYGSATYRELVGGGLFEMHPWVEPVHVVVEDRANGATRHFADPLWIRDEIYVLDTSPRATSHVLLSLDKASAGEANMARITPTSAAARADHPTSWVRRHGQGRVFATVHGHFGDVWHRPDFLQHLLQGLRIAAGTVPADFTPGRSM is encoded by the coding sequence ATGCAACGGTGGACGACGTTAGGCAGCCTGCTGCTGGTCGCGGCGTGCGCGGGGCGCAATGGGGCGACGGCGACGGACCGCAGCGAGATGCGGCTCACCGGGCGCAGCGTGTCGTGGCTCACGCCGCCGTCGCGCGACTTCGCGCTCGACGTCGACTTCAAGGTCGACGCGCCGGCCACCAGTGCGGGCGTGCTGCTGCGCGCCGACAGCGCACGCCCCGACGCCGGCTATCGCGTGCCGATCCGCGACGCGCCGCCGGGTGGACCGTACGAGCGCTTCCAGCGCATGACCGGCGCGATCGACGGCGTCGCCGCGCCCACGCATCTCGCCACGCGGCCGGCCGGCGAGTGGAACCACTATCGCATCGAGGTCGCCGGACAGCGCTACCGCGTCTTCCTGAACGGGGAGCTGGTGAACGACTACTTCGGCACGCGCGCGCGCGCGGGGCTCGTGGGGCTGCAGGGCTCCGACACGACGCCCGCCGTGACGTATCGGAATGCGCGCCTGACGTCGCTCGCTGCCGGGCCCGAGACGTTAGGCGACGCGTTCACGGTGCCTGGTTCGGCGAAGCCGGTGCGCGTGCTCGTCGTCACCGCGACGCACGGCTTCCGGCACACCGAGGCGATCGACGCGTCCCGCGAGGTGCTGCCGGAGCTCGCGCGCACGACGGAGTTCCGTTTCGACTTCTCCGACACCGCCGGCGCGATCACCGCCGCGAACCTCGCGCGCTACGACATCCTGTTCCTCGACAACGCGACGCTCCGCGCGGCGCCCGCCGACACGACCGCGGCGGCGCTCGCGGCGGTGCGCGCGAAGGGCGTGAAGGATCCGCTTTCGGCCGACCAGATGGCGGCGCTCGACGCGTTCGTGCGCGGGGGCAAGGGACTCGTCCTCGTGCACTCCGCGCTCGATGCGGGCTACGGCTCGGCGACGTACCGCGAGCTGGTGGGCGGCGGGCTGTTCGAGATGCACCCCTGGGTGGAGCCCGTGCACGTCGTGGTCGAGGACCGCGCGAACGGGGCGACGCGCCACTTCGCCGACCCGCTCTGGATCCGCGACGAGATCTACGTCCTCGACACGAGCCCGCGCGCCACGAGCCACGTGCTGTTGTCGCTCGACAAGGCGTCGGCCGGCGAGGCCAACATGGCGCGGATCACGCCGACGTCCGCCGCGGCGCGCGCCGACCACCCCACGTCGTGGGTGCGACGGCACGGCCAGGGGCGCGTGTTCGCGACGGTGCACGGCCACTTCGGCGACGTGTGGCACCGCCCCGATTTCCTGCAGCACCTGCTGCAAGGGCTGCGCATCGCGGCGGGGACAGTGCCGGCGGACTTCACGCCGGGGCGGTCCATGTAA
- a CDS encoding pyridoxal-phosphate-dependent aminotransferase family protein, whose translation MTAPPPMDFPAPGTFFLPGPTEVRPEVLAAMTRPMISHRSKVFEGMFARIQDGLRAVFLTERPVFVSTSSATGFMEGAVRCAPDGPILAVVGGAFGERFAHIGRNCERDVDVLEVPLGRGADPDDVARALGRRRYAAVTVVHSESSTGALTDIRAVAAAATQHGAQCLVDSVTGAAGAELRVDEWGLGFALTGSQKALALPPGLAFGVASAEFIGHAAHARGRGMYFDLAEFEEFAKKNQTPNTPALPLLYALDAQLARVREETIAARWARHRAMAEATHRWAASLGERLPGVGILAPEGERSPTVSAVTLPDGITGDDVVKGAKARGFTVGGGYGPLKGRTFRVGHMGDHTVDGVQRCLDACAEVLAERSGLKH comes from the coding sequence ATGACCGCGCCGCCGCCGATGGACTTTCCCGCGCCGGGCACGTTCTTCCTCCCCGGCCCGACGGAGGTGCGCCCCGAGGTGCTCGCCGCGATGACGCGGCCGATGATCTCCCACCGCAGCAAGGTCTTCGAGGGGATGTTCGCGCGCATCCAGGACGGACTGCGCGCCGTGTTCCTCACGGAGCGGCCGGTGTTCGTGAGCACCTCGTCGGCGACGGGGTTCATGGAGGGCGCCGTGCGCTGCGCCCCGGACGGACCGATCCTCGCCGTCGTCGGCGGTGCGTTCGGCGAGCGGTTCGCGCACATCGGCCGCAACTGCGAGCGCGACGTGGACGTGCTCGAGGTGCCGCTGGGGCGCGGCGCCGATCCCGACGACGTGGCCCGAGCGTTAGGCAGGCGCCGCTACGCCGCCGTCACGGTGGTCCACTCCGAGTCGTCCACCGGCGCGCTCACCGACATACGCGCCGTCGCGGCCGCCGCGACCCAGCACGGTGCGCAGTGCCTCGTCGACAGCGTCACGGGCGCCGCCGGCGCGGAGCTGCGCGTGGACGAGTGGGGACTCGGCTTCGCGCTCACCGGCTCGCAGAAGGCGCTCGCGCTCCCGCCGGGCCTCGCGTTCGGCGTCGCGTCGGCGGAGTTCATCGGCCATGCGGCGCACGCGCGCGGCCGCGGCATGTACTTCGACCTCGCGGAGTTCGAGGAGTTCGCGAAGAAGAACCAGACGCCGAACACACCCGCGCTGCCGCTGCTCTACGCGCTCGACGCGCAGCTCGCGCGCGTGCGCGAGGAGACGATCGCGGCGCGGTGGGCGCGCCACCGCGCGATGGCCGAGGCGACCCACCGCTGGGCGGCGTCGCTCGGCGAGCGCCTGCCGGGCGTCGGCATCCTCGCGCCGGAAGGCGAGCGCTCGCCCACCGTGAGCGCGGTCACGCTGCCCGACGGCATCACCGGCGACGACGTCGTGAAGGGCGCGAAGGCGCGCGGCTTCACCGTCGGCGGCGGCTACGGCCCGCTCAAGGGACGCACGTTCCGCGTCGGCCACATGGGCGACCACACCGTCGACGGCGTCCAGCGCTGCCTCGACGCGTGCGCCGAGGTGCTGGCGGAGCGATCGGGGCTGAAGCACTGA